Proteins from a genomic interval of Musa acuminata AAA Group cultivar baxijiao chromosome BXJ1-9, Cavendish_Baxijiao_AAA, whole genome shotgun sequence:
- the LOC103996871 gene encoding uncharacterized protein LOC103996871, which translates to MKNSEYISQTELFKQVHDISLTLDFMDALYKKWRRRCLSRISVYLMCLLAPILCLLCLINSELPEVSLSNSVMGSPRNLTFTKTVEGVGLGELGDMMVAMLPDDLAFTIFVPSEEAFGRLLKLRSHDSLSKDRLNETYAVVSRVMGFSAVPQHIPSKVIPLHKEMTFESVSGFRLYAWKDLDGTLVVNGIRSEVVDIRKAEIIVHKMDGVLMDAEFEQSFPPDYED; encoded by the coding sequence ATGAAAAATTCAGAATACATTTCTCAAACAGAGTTGTTTAAACAAGTACATGATATATCGCTAACATTGGACTTCATGGATGCATTATATAAGAAATGGAGAAGAAgatgcctttcaaggatttcagTCTATCTGATGTGTTTACTTGCCCCTATTCTGTGCTTGCTTTGTTTAATTAATTCAGAACTCCCTGAGGTGTCACTCAGCAACAGTGTCATGGGATCACCCAGGAACTTGACATTCACTAAGACAGTGGAGGGAGTAGGACTTGGGGAACTTGGGGACATGATGGTCGCAATGTTGCCCGATGATCTTGCATTTACCATATTTGTTCCGTCAGAGGAGGCCTTCGGGCGTTTGCTAAAACTGAGATCCCATGACAGCTTGAGCAAGGATAGACTAAATGAGACGTATGCGGTCGTCTCTCGTGTAATGGGGTTTTCTGCAGTTCCTCAACATATACCATCTAAAGTAATTCCTTTGCACAAGGAGATGACATTTGAATCTGTATCAGGATTCAGATTATATGCTTGGAAAGATTTAGATGGAACGCTGGTTGTGAACGGCATTAGATCAGAAGTTGTTGATATCAGAAAAGCTGAAATCATTGTGCATAAAATGGATGGTGTGCTCATGGATGCTGAGTTTGAGCAGTCATTCCCACCGGATTATGAGGACTGA